One Faecalicatena sp. Marseille-Q4148 DNA window includes the following coding sequences:
- a CDS encoding sodium:alanine symporter family protein, with protein MQQLNEFVVSINDALTGYILIIALFVAGIWFSFRLKFIQVRGFGEGMRRTFGGLFSKKGEAGKDGMSSFQALATAIAAQVGTGNIAGAATAIAVGGPGAIFWMWIAAFLGMATIYCEALMAQKYKQVGKDGTVTGGPVYYIRAAFPNGFGKVLAAIFAVLIVFALGFMGNAVQSNSIAASFHTAFGIPQIATGVVVAVIAVFVFSGGMKRIAKVTETIVPIMAALYIVGALIVIFANIGALPGVIRDIFVGAFNPSAVAGGAMGATIKLAVQKGVGRGLFSNEAGMGSTPHAHAVAKVNHPVEQGFVAMIGVFIDTFIVLNLTAFVILTTGSRATGLTGAELSQYAFSSFFGKAGDIFIAICMFFFAFSTIVGWYFFGEANIRYLFGPKAIKFYIPLVCLCVVAGSLGEVNLVWNMADCFNSLMVVPNIIGLLALSKVIQNVHNDYFKTHTLGKKKNK; from the coding sequence ATGCAGCAACTAAATGAGTTTGTAGTATCAATTAATGACGCGTTAACAGGGTATATCCTGATTATCGCACTGTTTGTAGCAGGTATCTGGTTCTCTTTCCGACTGAAGTTTATTCAGGTCAGAGGATTTGGAGAAGGGATGCGAAGAACATTTGGCGGGCTTTTTAGCAAGAAAGGCGAAGCCGGTAAGGATGGTATGTCCTCTTTCCAGGCATTGGCAACAGCAATTGCCGCACAGGTAGGTACCGGTAATATTGCCGGTGCAGCAACAGCGATTGCAGTTGGAGGACCGGGAGCAATTTTCTGGATGTGGATTGCAGCATTTTTAGGTATGGCTACAATTTACTGTGAGGCTTTGATGGCTCAGAAGTATAAACAGGTGGGCAAAGACGGTACAGTGACCGGAGGTCCGGTATATTATATCCGTGCAGCTTTCCCGAATGGCTTTGGTAAAGTTCTTGCAGCAATTTTTGCAGTACTGATTGTATTTGCACTTGGATTTATGGGAAATGCAGTACAGTCCAATTCTATCGCAGCTTCATTCCATACAGCATTTGGAATTCCACAGATCGCAACAGGTGTTGTTGTAGCAGTGATTGCAGTATTTGTGTTTAGCGGCGGTATGAAACGAATTGCAAAAGTTACAGAAACAATCGTTCCGATTATGGCAGCTCTTTATATTGTAGGTGCGCTGATTGTTATATTTGCAAACATCGGAGCACTTCCGGGAGTGATCCGTGATATCTTTGTAGGAGCATTTAATCCATCAGCAGTAGCAGGAGGCGCGATGGGTGCTACAATAAAGCTTGCAGTTCAGAAAGGTGTAGGACGTGGATTGTTCTCCAATGAAGCTGGTATGGGTTCCACACCGCATGCACACGCAGTAGCGAAAGTAAATCATCCGGTAGAACAGGGATTCGTTGCCATGATTGGTGTATTTATTGATACGTTTATCGTATTAAACTTAACAGCATTTGTTATCCTGACAACAGGAAGCCGCGCAACAGGCTTGACAGGTGCAGAGCTTTCACAGTATGCATTCTCATCTTTCTTTGGAAAAGCGGGAGATATCTTTATTGCGATTTGCATGTTTTTCTTTGCATTTTCTACAATTGTCGGATGGTATTTCTTCGGTGAAGCAAATATTCGTTATCTGTTTGGGCCAAAAGCGATTAAATTCTATATTCCGCTCGTATGTCTTTGTGTTGTAGCAGGTTCACTTGGCGAGGTTAACCTGGTTTGGAACATGGCAGACTGCTTTAACAGTTTAATGGTAGTACCGAACATTATCGGTCTGCTTGCTTTAAGCAAAGTGATCCAAAATGTACATAATGACTATTTTAAGACACATACATTAGGGAAAAAGAAAAATAAATAA
- a CDS encoding adenylosuccinate lyase — translation MSHNRYQSPLSERYASPQMQYIFSPDMKFRTWRRLWIALAETEKELGLPITEEQIEELKAHAEDINYDVAKEREKIVRHDVMSHVYAYGQQCPKAKGIIHLGATSCYVGDNTDIIIMAEALKLVKSKLINVISELAKFADEYKAQPTLAFTHFQPAQPTTVGKRATLWLQEFLMDLEDLEYVLGSLKLLGSKGTTGTQASFKELFDGDEEKINQVDSMIAKKMGFANCYPVSGQTYSRKVDTRVLNVLAGIAASAHKMSNDIRLLQHLKEVEEPFEKTQIGSSAMAYKRNPMRSERIASLARYVMIDALNPAITSATQWFERTLDDSANKRLSVPEGFLAIDGILDLCMNVVDGLVVYPKVIEKRLMSELPFMATENIMMDAVKAGGDRQELHERIRELSMEAGKNVKEKGLDNNLLELIAADPAFKLSLEDLKAAMEPSRYTGRAKEQVEMFLNEVVNPVLEVNKDLLGMTAEINV, via the coding sequence TTGAGTCATAATAGATATCAGAGCCCATTATCAGAACGTTATGCAAGTCCGCAGATGCAGTATATTTTTTCACCGGATATGAAGTTTCGAACATGGAGAAGATTATGGATCGCACTTGCAGAAACAGAGAAAGAGCTGGGACTGCCAATTACGGAAGAGCAGATTGAAGAATTAAAGGCCCATGCGGAAGACATTAACTATGATGTGGCAAAAGAACGAGAGAAAATTGTGCGCCATGATGTTATGTCTCATGTATATGCTTATGGACAGCAATGCCCGAAAGCAAAGGGAATCATTCATCTTGGAGCAACATCTTGCTATGTAGGGGATAATACAGATATTATCATCATGGCAGAAGCTTTGAAGCTTGTAAAAAGCAAATTAATTAATGTGATTTCAGAATTGGCTAAGTTTGCGGATGAATATAAAGCACAGCCGACATTGGCATTCACACATTTTCAGCCGGCACAGCCGACAACCGTTGGAAAACGTGCTACGCTCTGGCTGCAGGAATTCCTTATGGATCTGGAAGATTTGGAATATGTGCTTGGAAGCTTAAAACTGCTTGGCTCCAAAGGAACAACGGGAACACAGGCGAGCTTTAAGGAATTGTTTGATGGAGATGAAGAAAAAATCAATCAGGTTGATTCGATGATTGCGAAGAAGATGGGATTTGCAAACTGCTATCCGGTATCCGGACAGACTTATTCACGAAAAGTGGATACGAGAGTATTGAATGTTTTGGCTGGAATTGCAGCGAGCGCGCATAAAATGTCGAATGATATCCGACTTCTTCAGCATTTGAAGGAAGTAGAAGAACCTTTTGAAAAAACACAGATTGGATCATCTGCTATGGCATATAAGAGAAACCCAATGCGCAGCGAACGTATTGCATCTTTGGCGAGATATGTTATGATCGATGCATTGAATCCGGCAATCACTTCTGCGACGCAGTGGTTTGAAAGAACACTGGATGATTCTGCAAATAAGCGCCTCAGTGTACCGGAAGGATTTCTTGCGATTGATGGCATTCTTGATCTCTGCATGAATGTTGTGGATGGACTTGTTGTGTATCCAAAAGTCATTGAGAAACGTTTGATGTCAGAACTGCCATTTATGGCGACAGAAAATATTATGATGGATGCGGTAAAAGCAGGAGGAGACCGTCAGGAACTCCATGAGCGTATTCGTGAACTGTCTATGGAAGCAGGAAAGAACGTCAAAGAAAAAGGTCTGGATAATAACTTATTGGAATTAATTGCAGCAGATCCGGCATTTAAATTGTCTCTTGAAGATCTGAAAGCAGCAATGGAGCCGTCCAGATATACAGGACGTGCGAAAGAACAGGTAGAAATGTTCTTGAATGAAGTGGTTAATCCGGTACTGGAAGTTAATAAAGACCTTCTTGGTATGACAGCAGAAATTAATGTCTAA
- the purF gene encoding amidophosphoribosyltransferase — MRREKKYETADSGLHEECGVFGAYDFDGEDVSSSIYYALFALQHRGQQSCGIAVTDTKGVCGVQTKKGMGLVSEVFQEEMLDELCGNLGVGHVQYSADKGSNVANAQPLVINYVKGTLAISYNGSLVNAAQLKHELEYTGAIFQTSNDSEVIAYHIARERLHAKTAEEAVAHAMGKMQGAYALIIASPRKMIGVRDPYGLKPLCIGKRGNAYYLASESCALSAIGADFVRDVEPGEIVTIMNGELSSDKTMAIPKEKQARCIFEYIYFARPDSTIDGMNVYHSRILAGKALAECYPVEADLVVGVPDSGIAAAKGYAEGSGIPYGIAFHKNSYVGRTFIKPKQSQRESSVKIKLNVIEEVVRGKRIVMVDDSIVRGTTCANIIKMLKAAGAKEVHVRISSPPFLYPCYFGTDVPSNKDLIAHTHTQEEIRELIGADSLGYMKIEKLQETVGDICFCDACFTGNYPMEIPKQEEE; from the coding sequence ATGCGAAGAGAAAAGAAATATGAGACAGCAGATTCCGGATTACATGAAGAATGTGGTGTATTCGGAGCGTATGATTTTGATGGAGAGGATGTTTCATCTTCGATCTATTATGCATTGTTTGCGCTGCAGCATCGCGGACAGCAGTCTTGTGGGATTGCAGTGACAGATACAAAAGGAGTTTGTGGAGTACAGACGAAAAAAGGCATGGGGCTTGTTAGCGAAGTGTTTCAAGAGGAGATGCTGGATGAGTTATGCGGTAATCTTGGCGTAGGTCATGTACAGTATTCGGCGGATAAGGGTTCCAATGTGGCGAATGCCCAGCCGCTTGTAATTAATTATGTAAAAGGAACGCTGGCAATTTCTTACAATGGAAGTCTTGTTAATGCAGCTCAGCTGAAACATGAGCTGGAATATACAGGAGCAATTTTCCAGACAAGCAATGATTCAGAAGTGATTGCATATCACATCGCGCGTGAACGTCTTCATGCAAAGACAGCGGAAGAGGCTGTTGCACATGCAATGGGCAAGATGCAGGGAGCTTATGCGCTGATCATTGCCAGCCCGCGTAAAATGATCGGTGTACGTGATCCGTACGGATTGAAACCACTTTGCATTGGGAAAAGAGGAAATGCGTATTATTTGGCGTCAGAAAGCTGTGCCCTTTCTGCAATCGGAGCAGATTTTGTCCGAGATGTAGAACCGGGAGAGATTGTGACGATTATGAATGGAGAATTGTCTTCAGATAAAACAATGGCAATTCCGAAGGAAAAACAGGCGAGATGTATTTTCGAATACATTTACTTTGCGAGACCAGATAGTACGATTGATGGAATGAATGTGTATCATTCTCGAATCCTTGCCGGAAAGGCACTTGCAGAATGCTATCCGGTGGAAGCAGACCTTGTTGTCGGTGTGCCGGATTCGGGAATCGCAGCTGCGAAAGGATATGCAGAAGGTTCCGGAATTCCGTATGGTATTGCTTTCCATAAGAATAGTTATGTTGGAAGAACATTTATTAAACCAAAACAAAGTCAGAGAGAATCCAGTGTAAAGATTAAACTGAATGTAATTGAAGAGGTTGTACGAGGGAAACGGATCGTTATGGTAGATGATTCTATTGTGCGAGGTACAACATGTGCCAATATCATCAAGATGTTAAAAGCAGCAGGGGCAAAGGAAGTACATGTAAGAATCAGCTCACCGCCGTTTTTATATCCTTGTTATTTCGGTACAGATGTGCCGTCCAATAAAGATCTGATTGCTCATACACATACGCAGGAAGAAATTCGTGAGTTGATCGGTGCAGATTCTCTTGGTTATATGAAAATTGAGAAGTTGCAGGAGACAGTTGGAGATATCTGTTTCTGTGATGCATGCTTTACAGGAAACTATCCAATGGAGATTCCAAAACAGGAGGAAGAATAA
- a CDS encoding phosphoribosylaminoimidazolesuccinocarboxamide synthase, which translates to MKKLEQLYEGKAKKVFATEDPDIVIVDYKDDATAFNGEKKGTIVGKGVVNNRMTNYIFKVLEEKGVPTHLVEELSDRETAVKKVEIVPLEVIIRNVAAGSFSKRLGIEEGTKLLCPTLEFSYKDDELGDPLINSYFAKAIGAATQEEIDKITEYAFKVNDVLKEFFLAAGIELIDFKIEFGRYHGQIILADEVSPDTCRLWDVKTHEKLDKDRFRRDLGNVEDAYQEVFKRIGIQ; encoded by the coding sequence ATGAAAAAATTAGAACAGCTTTACGAAGGAAAAGCAAAGAAAGTATTTGCAACAGAGGATCCGGATATCGTAATTGTTGATTACAAAGATGATGCGACAGCTTTCAACGGTGAGAAAAAAGGTACGATCGTTGGAAAAGGTGTTGTCAACAACCGTATGACAAACTACATTTTCAAAGTTCTGGAAGAAAAAGGAGTTCCGACACATCTTGTAGAAGAACTGAGTGACCGTGAGACGGCTGTTAAGAAAGTAGAGATCGTTCCTCTTGAAGTAATCATACGTAATGTAGCAGCAGGAAGCTTCTCTAAGAGACTTGGAATCGAAGAAGGAACAAAGCTTCTCTGCCCGACACTGGAATTCAGTTATAAAGATGACGAGCTGGGTGATCCGCTCATTAACAGCTATTTTGCAAAAGCAATTGGAGCTGCAACACAGGAGGAGATCGATAAGATTACAGAATATGCATTTAAAGTAAATGATGTTCTGAAAGAATTCTTCCTTGCAGCAGGAATTGAACTGATTGACTTCAAGATTGAATTTGGACGCTATCATGGACAGATTATTCTTGCTGATGAAGTTTCTCCGGATACATGCAGACTTTGGGATGTGAAGACACATGAGAAGCTTGATAAAGACCGTTTCAGAAGAGATCTTGGTAATGTAGAAGATGCTTACCAGGAAGTATTTAAACGAATCGGAATTCAGTAA
- a CDS encoding LL-diaminopimelate aminotransferase: protein MTPNKNYEKLKDSYLFHNIAQKIKIYTEQNPDTYLYRMGIGDVSLPLCRAVISELHKAVDDQSEKKTFHGYMPECGDPLLRHNIAQFYQKRGVAISEEEVFVSSGASDELGDILDLFGPGQKTLIMEPTYPAYVDANIIAGNQIIHVPSGKENHFLPMPDWSVQADIIYLCSPNNPTGAVYNRTQLKEWVDYANEINAVILFDAAYEAFIEEKKIPHSIFEIEGADTCAIEICSLSKTAGFTGTRCGYTILPQKLVRGGMKLQQMWVRNRTTKTNGVSYIIQKGAAAIFTDEGQKQIRENIAVYKKNAACFMRALDELGIWYCGGKNAPYIWMQCPKDMGSWEFFEELLCKIQVVGTPGEGFGACGEGYFRFSTFGSLEDTEEAVKRLKILLKSGI from the coding sequence ATGACACCAAATAAGAATTATGAAAAATTGAAAGACTCCTATTTGTTTCATAATATTGCGCAAAAAATAAAGATATACACGGAACAGAACCCAGATACATATTTGTACCGGATGGGAATTGGCGACGTATCACTACCGCTGTGTAGAGCTGTCATTTCAGAACTGCATAAGGCAGTCGATGATCAGTCAGAAAAGAAAACATTTCACGGGTATATGCCAGAATGCGGAGATCCGTTGCTGCGTCATAATATTGCACAATTTTATCAGAAAAGAGGAGTAGCGATTTCGGAAGAGGAAGTTTTTGTTTCCAGTGGCGCAAGCGATGAACTGGGAGATATCTTAGATTTATTTGGACCGGGGCAGAAAACGCTAATTATGGAACCAACATATCCGGCTTATGTGGATGCGAACATCATTGCGGGAAATCAAATCATTCATGTTCCTTCCGGAAAAGAAAATCATTTTCTTCCAATGCCGGACTGGTCAGTACAGGCAGACATTATTTATTTGTGTTCACCCAATAATCCGACAGGAGCAGTATATAATCGCACGCAGTTAAAGGAATGGGTTGACTATGCAAATGAGATAAATGCAGTTATTTTATTTGATGCTGCTTATGAAGCATTTATAGAGGAAAAAAAGATTCCCCATAGTATTTTTGAAATAGAAGGTGCGGATACCTGTGCTATTGAGATATGTTCTCTGTCTAAAACGGCAGGATTTACTGGAACAAGATGTGGATACACAATTTTGCCTCAAAAACTTGTGCGGGGAGGAATGAAGTTACAGCAGATGTGGGTTCGTAACCGAACAACTAAAACGAATGGAGTATCTTATATTATTCAGAAGGGAGCGGCAGCAATTTTTACAGACGAAGGGCAAAAACAGATTCGGGAAAACATTGCTGTTTATAAGAAAAATGCAGCCTGCTTTATGCGGGCATTGGACGAACTTGGAATTTGGTACTGTGGAGGGAAAAATGCACCGTATATATGGATGCAGTGTCCAAAAGATATGGGAAGCTGGGAATTTTTTGAAGAATTACTTTGCAAAATACAGGTTGTAGGAACACCAGGCGAAGGTTTTGGAGCCTGTGGTGAAGGGTATTTTCGATTTTCTACATTCGGATCATTGGAAGATACGGAGGAAGCAGTAAAACGATTAAAGATACTTCTAAAATCAGGCATATAG
- the carB gene encoding carbamoyl-phosphate synthase large subunit, whose translation MAKRTDLNKILVIGSGPIVIGQAAEFDYAGTQACLALKEEGYEVILCNSNPATIMTDTAIADKVYMEPLTLEYMAKIIRYERPDAIVPGIGGQTGLNLAMELEEKGVLKECQTELLGTSSKSIRCAEDREQFKELCEMIGEPVLPSQIAETVEEIGKAAEEIGYPVVLRPAFTLGGTGGGFADDAVQCRELARHALEISPVHQVLVEKSVRGYKEIEYEVIRDANDTAIAVCNMENMDPVGIHTGDSIVVCPSQTLTDRVYQMLRDSALRLIRALKIEGGCNVQFALDPESFQYYVIEVNPRVSRSSALASKASGYPIARVSAKIGVGMTLDEIKLVNTPAVFEPALDYVVTKMPRFPFDKFPDADQKLGTQMKATGEVMSIGRTLEESLLKAVRSLEIGVSHLYLEKFEKMRKEELLSYIKIGTDDRIFAVAQLFRQGSSVEEIAEVTGIDSFFLIKIRNIIRMERRLKEKTGEETKRLLYEAKRMGFSDQTIARFWNLTEEEVFQMRKDSGVIPVYKMIDTCASEFESYVPYFYSTYETENESIVENRKKIIVLGSGPIRIGQGVEFDYSTVHAVKTIQKAGYEAIVINNNPETVSTDYTISDKLYFEPLCAEDVMNVIMLEKPEGVIVSLGGQTAVNLAKPLAERGVRIIGTDWKAIKRAENRDEFEKLLFQLGIPQPKGMAVTNMKDGLRAAKTIGYPVLVRPSFVLGGRAMQIISGEEQLRLYFETSVQMNEETPVLVDHYIRGKEVEIDGICDGRDVFVPGIMELVERTGIHSGDSISVYPTFGISEKVKHTILSYAKKLALGIGIIGLFNVQFIVDENSEVSIIEVNPRSSRTVPFLSKATGYPLADIAIKAMLGIWLKQQGIEMLSPPERHTWYVKAPAFSFEKLSGMDAYLSPEMKSTGEAIGYDKKLSRAMYKALIASGVRMKNYGTVLVTLADEDKEEALRLIRRFYQMGFNIEATKGTGEFLKSKGIRTRILKKPSENSTEIFDTIRNGHISYVINTRAVMSGVHYEDGLAIRRAAIENNVTMFTSLDTVKVILDVLEEITINVSPIK comes from the coding sequence ATGGCAAAAAGGACAGATTTGAATAAAATCCTTGTCATTGGTTCTGGACCGATTGTAATCGGCCAGGCGGCGGAATTTGACTACGCTGGAACACAGGCCTGTCTTGCACTGAAAGAAGAAGGATATGAAGTGATTTTATGCAATTCAAATCCGGCGACAATTATGACAGATACTGCAATTGCGGATAAAGTTTATATGGAACCACTCACACTGGAATATATGGCGAAGATTATCAGATATGAACGACCAGACGCAATCGTTCCGGGGATTGGTGGACAGACTGGATTAAACCTGGCTATGGAGCTTGAAGAAAAAGGGGTATTAAAAGAATGTCAAACAGAGCTTTTGGGTACCAGCAGTAAAAGTATTCGATGTGCAGAAGACAGGGAACAATTTAAAGAATTATGCGAAATGATTGGAGAACCGGTACTGCCTTCCCAAATTGCAGAAACGGTAGAAGAAATTGGAAAGGCAGCCGAAGAAATTGGGTATCCTGTTGTTCTTCGACCGGCATTTACACTTGGCGGTACTGGAGGAGGATTTGCAGATGATGCAGTACAGTGTCGTGAACTTGCGCGGCATGCATTGGAAATATCGCCAGTCCACCAGGTACTTGTAGAAAAAAGTGTTCGGGGATATAAAGAAATTGAATATGAAGTAATACGGGATGCAAATGATACTGCAATTGCAGTTTGTAATATGGAAAATATGGATCCAGTTGGAATACATACCGGAGATTCAATTGTCGTCTGTCCCTCACAGACATTAACAGACCGGGTGTATCAAATGCTTAGGGATAGTGCATTGAGATTGATCCGTGCATTAAAAATAGAAGGAGGATGCAATGTTCAGTTTGCGCTTGATCCAGAATCTTTTCAATATTATGTTATTGAAGTGAATCCAAGAGTTTCACGTTCATCTGCACTGGCGTCAAAGGCGAGTGGCTATCCTATTGCAAGGGTGTCTGCCAAAATCGGAGTTGGAATGACACTGGATGAGATCAAACTAGTAAATACACCAGCGGTGTTTGAGCCTGCACTCGACTATGTCGTAACAAAAATGCCGCGTTTTCCGTTTGACAAATTTCCAGATGCAGATCAGAAACTTGGAACGCAGATGAAAGCAACAGGAGAGGTAATGAGCATCGGGCGTACATTAGAAGAAAGTTTATTAAAGGCAGTTCGGTCTCTTGAAATTGGTGTTTCACATCTGTATTTGGAAAAGTTTGAGAAAATGAGAAAAGAAGAACTTCTTTCTTACATAAAAATTGGAACAGATGATAGGATTTTTGCTGTGGCACAGCTATTCAGACAAGGGAGCAGTGTAGAAGAAATTGCGGAAGTAACAGGAATCGATTCGTTTTTCTTGATAAAAATCAGAAATATAATAAGAATGGAAAGAAGGCTAAAGGAGAAAACTGGTGAGGAAACAAAAAGATTACTGTATGAAGCAAAACGGATGGGATTTTCAGATCAGACAATTGCCAGGTTCTGGAATCTGACTGAAGAAGAAGTATTCCAGATGAGAAAAGACAGTGGGGTTATTCCGGTTTATAAAATGATCGATACTTGTGCTTCTGAATTTGAGAGCTATGTACCATATTTTTATTCTACTTATGAAACGGAAAATGAATCTATAGTTGAAAACAGAAAAAAAATAATTGTACTTGGATCAGGTCCGATTCGGATTGGTCAGGGAGTGGAATTTGATTATTCGACAGTACATGCTGTTAAAACAATTCAGAAAGCAGGATATGAGGCGATTGTAATTAATAATAATCCGGAAACAGTTTCAACAGATTACACAATTTCAGATAAATTATATTTTGAACCACTCTGTGCTGAAGACGTAATGAATGTCATTATGCTAGAAAAGCCAGAAGGCGTAATTGTTTCGCTTGGAGGTCAGACAGCGGTGAATCTGGCAAAACCACTTGCAGAGCGAGGCGTAAGAATTATCGGAACGGACTGGAAAGCGATCAAACGAGCTGAGAATAGAGATGAATTTGAAAAACTTCTTTTTCAGCTCGGAATTCCTCAGCCTAAAGGAATGGCTGTTACTAATATGAAAGATGGACTGCGGGCAGCAAAAACGATAGGATATCCGGTGCTTGTGAGACCGAGTTTTGTGTTAGGTGGAAGAGCAATGCAAATCATTTCAGGAGAGGAGCAGCTTCGCCTGTATTTTGAAACATCTGTACAGATGAATGAAGAAACCCCAGTACTGGTGGATCACTATATCCGGGGAAAAGAAGTAGAAATCGATGGAATTTGTGACGGAAGAGATGTTTTTGTACCGGGGATTATGGAACTGGTAGAGAGAACCGGCATTCATTCTGGTGACTCGATTAGTGTTTATCCTACTTTTGGAATTTCTGAAAAAGTGAAACACACGATACTTTCGTATGCCAAAAAGCTTGCGCTTGGCATTGGGATTATTGGATTATTTAATGTTCAGTTTATTGTCGATGAGAACTCCGAGGTATCAATTATCGAGGTAAATCCGCGCTCTTCGCGTACTGTTCCGTTTTTGTCAAAAGCAACCGGCTATCCGCTTGCAGATATTGCGATAAAAGCGATGTTAGGTATTTGGCTCAAACAACAGGGAATTGAGATGCTTTCTCCACCAGAAAGGCATACCTGGTATGTGAAAGCACCGGCTTTTTCTTTTGAAAAACTAAGTGGGATGGATGCATATTTGTCTCCGGAAATGAAATCAACAGGAGAGGCTATCGGTTATGACAAGAAGCTTTCAAGAGCTATGTATAAGGCATTGATTGCATCTGGGGTTAGAATGAAAAACTATGGAACAGTCCTTGTTACCCTTGCAGATGAAGATAAAGAAGAAGCACTGCGTCTAATCCGCAGATTTTACCAAATGGGATTTAATATTGAAGCAACAAAAGGAACAGGAGAATTTTTGAAATCGAAAGGGATTCGCACTCGGATTCTAAAAAAACCAAGTGAAAACAGCACGGAAATTTTTGATACGATACGTAACGGTCATATTAGTTATGTTATCAATACAAGAGCAGTTATGTCAGGTGTTCACTATGAAGATGGCCTGGCTATTCGCAGAGCGGCAATTGAAAATAATGTGACAATGTTTACATCTCTGGATACAGTTAAAGTCATTCTGGATGTTTTAGAAGAGATAACGATTAATGTTTCTCCGATTAAATAA
- the carA gene encoding glutamine-hydrolyzing carbamoyl-phosphate synthase small subunit has product MKQFDRKIVLEDGSEYYGKGFGSENSTITELVFHTGMVGYQEILSDPSYTYQTVVMAYPLIGNYGMVETDYETAIPTIGGLVVREYNDVPSNFCSKASLGKIMKAYQIPGLSGVDTRQIIRKIRNNGSCKAFLTDASMPKEECMEQLKSYQFTGDAVASVSRKKIEYYPLVENQYHVAVIDCGMKQNIVRCLQQRSCALTVYPWNTEAEIITQEKPDGIFLSNGPGNPEEMKSVIELVQTLRGRYPIFGICLGHQIISLAYGAKTYKMKFGHRGGNHPVKRLIDGKIEITSQNHSYAVDAESLKRTKLELTHVNLLDGTVEGAACPKEHVFGVQYHPESAPGPRDSMYLFDRFIQEMEENKYGKKDRFE; this is encoded by the coding sequence ATGAAACAATTTGACAGAAAAATTGTATTGGAAGATGGGAGTGAATATTACGGAAAAGGATTTGGAAGTGAGAATAGTACAATAACAGAGCTTGTCTTTCATACAGGGATGGTAGGATATCAGGAAATTCTTTCAGATCCTTCATATACGTATCAGACAGTTGTAATGGCATATCCGTTGATTGGTAACTATGGAATGGTGGAAACAGATTATGAAACAGCGATTCCAACAATTGGAGGATTGGTTGTACGGGAATATAATGATGTACCGTCAAATTTTTGCAGCAAAGCTTCGCTGGGAAAGATAATGAAGGCGTATCAGATCCCGGGACTGTCTGGTGTAGATACAAGGCAGATTATACGAAAAATACGAAACAATGGAAGTTGTAAAGCATTTCTAACAGATGCCAGTATGCCGAAAGAAGAATGTATGGAGCAATTGAAAAGCTATCAATTTACCGGAGATGCGGTAGCGTCTGTCAGTAGAAAGAAGATAGAATACTATCCGTTAGTGGAAAATCAATATCATGTAGCTGTAATTGACTGTGGAATGAAACAGAATATTGTTCGCTGCCTGCAGCAACGAAGTTGTGCCCTGACTGTTTATCCGTGGAATACGGAGGCGGAAATTATTACGCAAGAAAAGCCGGATGGTATTTTTTTGTCCAATGGTCCCGGAAATCCGGAAGAAATGAAATCGGTTATAGAACTTGTACAAACGCTTCGGGGACGCTATCCAATTTTTGGAATCTGTCTTGGACATCAAATCATATCTCTTGCTTACGGAGCTAAAACTTATAAAATGAAATTTGGGCACAGAGGAGGAAATCATCCGGTCAAACGGCTTATAGATGGAAAGATAGAAATTACTTCTCAAAATCATTCTTATGCGGTGGATGCAGAGAGTTTGAAAAGAACGAAACTTGAGCTGACGCATGTGAATCTTCTGGACGGTACGGTCGAAGGAGCTGCGTGTCCGAAAGAACATGTCTTTGGAGTACAATATCATCCGGAAAGTGCACCAGGTCCTAGAGACAGTATGTATTTATTTGATCGGTTTATTCAGGAAATGGAGGAAAACAAGTATGGCAAAAAGGACAGATTTGAATAA